From one Pseudomonas sp. S35 genomic stretch:
- a CDS encoding GGDEF domain-containing protein, translated as MSDDAQRWKEKYLLSIEQQEKLERRWAARLDLLRRGLVRSTLAAEGTDRAVDQCMKEMRDVVRTDDMDAALAALLPRLEKAVLDSEQRRETRVEQIGTALTSLVTQLQKLPLPREVARPLKTFAKQLDGRISQAREIPLLLSELSGLQGQALNNLEPDAEAARPGTGLLQRLFGAKEAASEAVASEPLANPAPQPAVPKPAVEPQEPEQSDELAQALKAFAPQAPEPAAVEPEPAKAASETFVYEAPAQRVAEPAPVAEAVALEEPAPQVDEPAAESALAAFIETPPVALEAPDETVIGSLSLPPVLEVEELDPDELQADGPYSLPDSPEPSYSSVAKHIEDTLLGLLEGLALPERHRPQAEAMRVRLAHGLNWYELLPILDDLAVLMLAITDSGQHEFEAYLKQLNERLEAFQGHLQVASDGHADSRSAARELDTQIREQVDGLQSSVQEAADLDSLKHVLESHLEGLLGTMDEHQQQRDQREQEVAARLKGLAERVANMEQEAQGYREHLEVQRQKALIDPLTGLPNRAAWSERLDHEVNAWHQHGNSLSLAMLDLDHFKRINDGYGHLAGDKVLKIIANVLRKRLRPSDFIARFGGEEFVLLMPNSSLPDALGVGEVLRAAIEACPFHFKGEPVTITVSMGVAQFQPGERSDLALKRADEALYRAKAAGRNQVQAA; from the coding sequence ATGAGCGACGACGCCCAGCGCTGGAAAGAAAAATACCTGCTAAGCATCGAGCAACAAGAAAAGCTCGAACGCCGTTGGGCTGCCCGCCTCGACCTGCTGCGCCGTGGGCTGGTGCGCAGTACGCTGGCGGCGGAAGGCACCGACCGCGCGGTTGACCAATGCATGAAGGAAATGCGCGATGTGGTGCGCACCGACGACATGGACGCCGCCCTCGCCGCCTTGCTGCCGCGCCTGGAAAAGGCCGTGCTGGATTCGGAGCAGCGTCGCGAAACCCGGGTCGAACAGATCGGCACCGCGTTGACCTCCCTGGTCACCCAATTGCAAAAGCTGCCGCTGCCCCGCGAAGTGGCGCGTCCATTGAAGACCTTTGCCAAGCAGTTGGACGGCCGCATCAGCCAGGCCCGTGAGATTCCCCTGTTGCTCAGCGAATTGAGCGGCCTGCAAGGGCAGGCGCTGAACAACCTGGAGCCGGACGCTGAGGCTGCACGCCCTGGAACGGGTTTGTTGCAGCGCCTGTTTGGTGCCAAGGAAGCCGCGAGCGAAGCCGTCGCCAGCGAACCGCTTGCCAACCCGGCGCCCCAGCCCGCTGTGCCCAAGCCCGCCGTCGAGCCTCAGGAACCCGAGCAATCCGATGAATTGGCGCAAGCGTTGAAGGCCTTCGCGCCACAGGCGCCAGAGCCGGCTGCCGTGGAACCTGAGCCCGCCAAGGCCGCCAGCGAAACGTTTGTGTATGAGGCGCCTGCGCAGAGAGTCGCAGAGCCTGCGCCTGTCGCCGAAGCTGTAGCGCTCGAGGAGCCAGCACCGCAGGTGGATGAGCCTGCAGCCGAAAGCGCCCTCGCCGCCTTTATCGAAACGCCGCCGGTTGCACTCGAGGCGCCGGATGAGACGGTGATCGGCAGCCTCTCGCTCCCACCTGTGCTGGAAGTCGAAGAGCTCGATCCCGACGAACTGCAAGCGGACGGCCCGTATTCCTTGCCGGACTCTCCAGAGCCGTCCTACAGCTCCGTGGCCAAGCATATCGAAGACACCCTGCTCGGCCTGCTGGAAGGGCTGGCGTTGCCCGAGCGCCATCGGCCCCAGGCCGAAGCCATGCGCGTGCGCCTTGCCCATGGTTTGAACTGGTACGAACTGCTGCCGATCCTCGACGACCTGGCGGTGCTGATGCTGGCGATCACCGACAGTGGTCAGCACGAGTTCGAGGCTTACCTGAAACAACTCAACGAGCGTCTGGAGGCTTTTCAGGGGCATCTGCAAGTGGCCAGCGACGGCCATGCCGACAGCCGCTCCGCCGCCAGGGAGCTGGACACGCAGATTCGCGAACAGGTCGACGGCCTGCAAAGCAGCGTGCAGGAAGCGGCGGACCTGGACAGCCTCAAGCACGTGCTGGAAAGCCATCTAGAAGGTTTGCTCGGCACCATGGACGAGCACCAGCAGCAACGTGACCAGCGCGAGCAGGAAGTGGCGGCGCGCTTGAAGGGGCTGGCCGAGCGGGTCGCCAATATGGAACAGGAAGCCCAAGGCTATCGCGAGCACTTGGAGGTACAGCGCCAGAAGGCCTTGATCGATCCACTCACCGGCTTGCCCAACCGGGCTGCCTGGAGCGAGCGCCTCGATCATGAGGTCAACGCCTGGCACCAGCACGGCAACAGCCTGTCGCTGGCGATGCTGGACCTGGACCACTTCAAGCGCATCAACGACGGCTACGGCCACCTGGCCGGTGACAAGGTGTTGAAGATCATCGCCAACGTGCTGCGCAAGCGCCTGCGCCCGAGCGACTTTATCGCGCGGTTTGGCGGTGAAGAGTTTGTGTTGCTGATGCCCAACTCATCTCTGCCGGACGCCCTCGGCGTAGGTGAAGTGCTGCGTGCTGCGATCGAGGCCTGCCCATTCCACTTCAAGGGCGAGCCGGTGACGATCACCGTATCCATGGGCGTGGCGCAATTCCAGCCGGGTGAGCGCAGTGACTTGGCGCTCAAGCGAGCGGATGAGGCGTTGTATCGAGCCAAGGCGGCGGGGCGCAATCAGGTGCAGGCGGCGTAA
- a CDS encoding N-acetylmuramoyl-L-alanine amidase produces the protein MKSLYFAFVLLLLAGCASGPRLDTRHPSVNHDNRVQFVVVHYTSTNLERSLALLTHGEVSAHYLIGDDASATIYKLVDESQRAWHAGESEWMGRTWLNSSSIGIEIVNPGYKDTPTGRLWYPYSEAQVKSLVVLLKDISKRNGIDPKNIIGHSDIAPLRKLDPGPLFPWKRLADEGLGIWPDAQAVARFQVQYAAELPSIAWFQEELALLGYPTPQTGELDVATRHVIAAFQMRFRPALFVGEPDAESAAILRVLNRH, from the coding sequence ATGAAATCCTTGTACTTCGCCTTTGTGCTTCTTCTGCTCGCCGGCTGCGCCAGTGGTCCCCGCCTGGACACTCGTCACCCATCGGTAAATCACGACAACCGCGTGCAGTTCGTGGTCGTCCACTACACCTCCACCAACCTTGAGCGATCCCTGGCCCTGTTGACCCATGGCGAGGTCAGTGCGCATTACCTGATTGGCGACGACGCCAGCGCCACCATCTACAAGCTGGTGGATGAAAGCCAGCGCGCCTGGCATGCGGGGGAAAGCGAGTGGATGGGGCGTACCTGGCTCAACTCCAGCTCCATCGGCATCGAAATTGTGAACCCTGGCTATAAGGACACGCCCACAGGCCGCCTGTGGTACCCGTACTCCGAGGCCCAGGTGAAATCGCTGGTGGTGTTGCTCAAGGACATCAGCAAGCGCAATGGCATCGACCCCAAGAACATCATCGGCCACAGCGATATCGCGCCACTGCGCAAGCTCGATCCGGGGCCGCTGTTCCCTTGGAAGCGCCTGGCCGACGAAGGCCTGGGTATATGGCCGGATGCCCAGGCCGTCGCGCGTTTCCAGGTGCAATATGCGGCTGAGTTGCCGAGCATTGCCTGGTTCCAGGAGGAGCTGGCGTTGCTCGGTTACCCGACGCCCCAGACTGGCGAGTTGGATGTCGCCACGCGCCATGTGATCGCGGCGTTCCAGATGCGCTTTCGGCCTGCCTTGTTCGTAGGCGAGCCGGATGCCGAAAGTGCTGCCATCCTGCGTGTCCTCAACCGGCACTAA
- a CDS encoding KinB sensor domain-containing domain, whose translation MKLAMKLRTRLFLSISALITVALLGLILGLVSVMQMAKTQESLIRSNFVTLDLGLKLRQSLGDQLIMMLEQRPDPAALQASKKRYFDLLDQGIAHERRDSHGNGFSQARAQYQDLLDAFDQSQQASPPPASKEKLTETFNVLRNGLIAEHKQALENISASEHKSRERALLIAGLLGLVGLAVLIIGFVTAHGIARRFGGPIEALANAADKIGQGDFEVTLPISSAAEMNLLTRRFGLMAEAVRQHQATNVDELLAGQQRLQAVLDSIDDGLLMIDRQGRLEHLNPVAQRQLGWDEERLGQGLGEALMRPELDEQLQLVLRGGNLERAPDDLEVEVEGELRLLTYSLTPVSHTEGHILGAVMVLHDVTEQRAFERVRSEFVLRASHELRTPVTGMHMAFGLFRERAKFPAESREADLLDTVNEEMQRLMQLINDLLNFSRYQNGLQKLTLGPCDVTDLLEHARARFVEPAHAQRIELLVEVQSDLPRLYADQAQLERVLDNLLGNALRHTADGGQIHLQARRHGERVIVSVEDNGEGIAYGQQGRIFEPFVQVGRKKGGAGLGLALCKEIVQLHGGRMGVYSRPGQGTQFYMALPL comes from the coding sequence ATGAAGTTAGCGATGAAACTGCGCACTCGGCTATTCCTGAGCATCTCAGCGCTGATCACCGTCGCCCTGCTGGGATTGATCCTCGGGCTGGTCAGCGTCATGCAGATGGCCAAGACCCAGGAGTCGTTGATTCGCAGTAACTTCGTCACCCTGGATCTGGGCCTCAAGCTGCGCCAGAGCCTGGGCGACCAGTTGATCATGATGCTCGAGCAACGCCCCGACCCCGCGGCGCTGCAAGCCTCCAAAAAACGGTACTTCGACTTGCTCGACCAAGGTATCGCCCATGAACGGCGCGATAGCCATGGCAACGGTTTCAGCCAGGCGCGGGCCCAATACCAGGACCTGCTCGATGCATTCGACCAATCCCAACAAGCGTCACCGCCCCCCGCCAGCAAGGAAAAACTCACCGAGACCTTCAATGTGCTGCGCAACGGGCTGATTGCCGAGCATAAGCAGGCCCTGGAAAACATCAGCGCCAGCGAGCACAAGTCCCGCGAGCGCGCCTTGTTGATCGCCGGCCTGCTCGGGCTGGTGGGGCTTGCGGTGCTGATCATCGGCTTTGTCACCGCTCATGGCATCGCCCGGCGCTTTGGCGGGCCGATCGAGGCACTGGCCAACGCGGCGGACAAGATCGGCCAGGGTGATTTCGAGGTGACGCTGCCGATCTCCTCGGCAGCGGAAATGAACCTGTTGACCCGCCGCTTCGGCCTCATGGCCGAGGCGGTGCGCCAGCATCAGGCGACCAATGTCGACGAACTGCTGGCCGGCCAGCAGCGCCTGCAAGCCGTGCTCGACAGCATCGACGATGGCCTGCTGATGATCGACCGCCAAGGCCGCCTGGAGCATCTCAACCCCGTGGCACAGCGCCAGTTGGGCTGGGACGAGGAACGCCTCGGCCAAGGCCTTGGCGAAGCGCTGATGCGCCCTGAATTGGATGAACAGCTGCAACTGGTGCTGCGCGGCGGCAACCTGGAACGGGCGCCGGACGATCTGGAAGTGGAAGTCGAGGGCGAGTTGCGCCTGTTGACCTACAGCCTCACGCCTGTCAGCCATACCGAGGGGCATATTCTCGGCGCGGTGATGGTGCTGCACGATGTAACCGAACAGCGTGCCTTCGAACGGGTACGCAGCGAATTCGTCCTGCGTGCCTCCCATGAACTGCGCACACCGGTGACGGGCATGCACATGGCGTTCGGCCTGTTCCGCGAACGTGCGAAGTTCCCGGCCGAGTCCCGCGAAGCGGACCTGCTGGATACGGTCAATGAAGAAATGCAGCGCCTGATGCAGTTGATCAACGACCTGCTCAACTTCTCGCGCTACCAGAACGGCCTGCAGAAACTCACCTTGGGGCCGTGCGACGTGACCGATTTGCTTGAACATGCGCGTGCGCGCTTTGTTGAGCCCGCCCATGCGCAGCGCATCGAGCTGCTGGTAGAGGTCCAATCCGACCTGCCACGACTGTATGCCGACCAGGCGCAGTTGGAACGCGTGCTCGACAACCTGCTCGGCAACGCCCTGCGTCACACCGCCGACGGCGGGCAGATCCACCTGCAGGCGCGCCGTCATGGTGAGCGGGTGATCGTCAGTGTCGAGGACAACGGCGAAGGTATCGCCTATGGCCAACAAGGGCGTATTTTCGAACCCTTCGTCCAAGTGGGTCGCAAGAAAGGCGGCGCCGGCCTGGGGCTGGCGCTGTGCAAGGAGATCGTGCAATTGCACGGCGGCCGCATGGGCGTGTATTCGCGGCCGGGGCAGGGCACGCAGTTCTACATGGCGTTGCCGCTTTAA